A genomic segment from Medicago truncatula cultivar Jemalong A17 unplaced genomic scaffold, MtrunA17r5.0-ANR MtrunA17Chr0c12, whole genome shotgun sequence encodes:
- the LOC25494379 gene encoding elongation factor 1-gamma, whose protein sequence is MALILHSGEINKNAYKARIAAEYASVQLQLTPNFEMGVSNKTPQFLDMNPLGKVPVLETPDGPVFESNAIARYVARQNNNNTLYGSSLIQYAQIEQWIDFSSLEVDSNINKWLYPRLGYGVYLPPAEEIAITGLKRALNALNTHLASNTYLVGHSVTLADIITTCNLYVGFTRLFVKSFSSEFPHVERYFWTLVNQPNFRKILGQVKQAEAVQPLQSAKKPSQPKDSKAKVNDEPKKEAKKVPEKPKEEAEEEAPKPKPKNPLDLLPPSKMILDDWKRLYSNTKNNFREVAIKGFWDMYDPEGYSLWFCDYKYNDENTVSFVTLNKVGGFLQRMDLARKYAFGKMLVIGSEPPFKVKGLWLFRGQEIPKFVMDECYDMELYEWTKVDISDEAQKERVGQMIEDFEPFEGEPLLDAKCFK, encoded by the exons ATGGCTCTG ATCCTTCATTCCGgtgaaatcaacaaaaatgcTTACAAGGCACGCATTGCAGCTGAATATGCTTCTGTCCAACTTCAATTGACTCCCAATTTTGAGATGGGTGTCTCTAACAAGACACCTCAATTTCTCGACATGAATCCTCTTGGCAAGGTTCCTGTCTTGGAAACCCCTGATGGTCCTGTCTTTGAGAGCAATGCTATTGCTCGTTATGTTGCCagacaaaacaacaacaacactttGTATGGTTCTTCTTTGATTCAATAT GCTCAAATTGAACAATGGATTGATTTTTCATCCTTGGAGGTTGATTCTAATATTAACAAGTGGCTCTATCCAAGATTGGGATATGGGGTTTACCTTCCTCCA GCTGAAGAGATTGCAATTACTGGCCTGAAGAGAGCTTTGAATGCTTTGAACACTCACCTTGCCTCCAATACTTACCTAGTTGGCCACTCTGTTACCCTGGCTGACATCATAACGACATGCAATTTGTATGTTGGTTTCACCCGTCTCTTTGTCAAGAGCTTCTCCTCAGAGTTTCCTCATGTTGAGAGATACTTTTGGACCTTGGTCAATCAGCCAAACTTCCGCAAGATATTAGGCCAAGTCAAGCAGGCTGAAGCTGTACAACCTCTTCAATCTGCAAAGAAGCCTTCCCAGCCTAAAGATTCTAAGGCCAAGGTAAACGACGAACCCAAGAAGGAGGCCAAGAAGGTGCCAGAAAAGCCgaaagaagaagcagaagaagagGCACCCAAGCCCAAACCCAAGAATCCACTTGATCTTCTTCCTCCAAGCAAGATGATACTGGATGACTGGAAAAGACTCTACTCGAACACTAAAAACAACTTCAGAGAGGTTGCTATCAAAG GATTTTGGGACATGTATGATCCTGAAGGGTACTCTCTTTGGTTCTGTGATTACAAATACAATGATGAGAACACTGTTTCCTTTGTGACATTGAACAAGGTTGGTGGATTTCTTCAGCGGATGGATTTAGCCCGCAAATATGCTTTTGGAAAGATGCTTGTTATCGGTTCTGAGCCACCTTTTAAGGTAAAAGGGTTGTGGCTTTTCCGTGGGCAAGAAATCCCTAAATTTGTGATGGATGAATGCTATGACATGGAGCTGTATGAATGGACAAAGGTCGACATCTCAGATGAAGCTCAAAAGGAGCGTGTCGGTCAGATGATTGAAGATTTTGAACCTTTTGAGGGGGAACCTCTGTTGGATGCCAAGTGCTTCAAGTGA